A single genomic interval of Schistocerca americana isolate TAMUIC-IGC-003095 chromosome 2, iqSchAmer2.1, whole genome shotgun sequence harbors:
- the LOC124594995 gene encoding acanthoscurrin-1-like, producing the protein MRILVCVFLFGLALAEEKQVEKRGVVGSLGSYGGGATIDHGIGASSYSSGGISGGYGGGYGGGFVGGYGGGYGGGFGGGISSAVGGGQVTNIAITKQVPVPYPVPVQRTVPVPVRVPVTVPVNRPVPVPVPQPYPVPVQRPVPVPVSVPSPVPVPVPQPVVVNQPVPVVVGGGAGVGGGLGGGYGGGIGGGYGGGYGGAIGGGYSSGYSGSYGGGYGGGYSGGIAGGYGGYGKYSH; encoded by the coding sequence GTGTGCGTGTTCCTGTTTGGACTGGCTCTGGCCGAGGAGAAGCAGGTAGAGAAACGGGGAGTGGTTGGCTCCCTGGGTAGCTACGGTGGAGGAGCGACTATCGACCATGGAATCGGCGCCAGCAGCTACAGCAGTGGCGGCATCAGCGGAGGTTATGGGGGTGGCTACGGGGGCGGCTTTGTCGGTGGTTATGGAGGAGGTTACGGAGGAGGCTTTGGAGGTGGCATCAGCTCTGCGGTTGGAGGAGGTCAAGTGACCAACATTGCCATTACCAAGCAGGTCCCTGTCCCGTACCCAGTACCAGTGCAGCGTACTGTCCCAGTACCAGTGAGGGTTCCTGTCACGGTGCCAGTCAACAGGCCGGTACCAGTGCCCGTCCCACAGCCGTACCCTGTCCCCGTGCAGAGGCCAGTCCCAGTACCCGTGAGCGTCCCTAGCCCAGTCCCCGTACCAGTACCACAGCCCGTCGTCGTCAACCAGCCGGTACCTGTCGTCGTGGGAGGCGGAGCTGGTGTCGGCGGGGGTCTCGGAGGCGGCTACGGCGGCGGCATTGGTGGAGGCTACGGTGGAGGCTACGGAGGAGCCATCGGCGGTGGTTACAGCAGTGGCTACAGCGGTAGCTATGGGGGAGGCTACGGAGGTGGCTACTCTGGAGGCATTGCTGGAGGCTATGGAGGCTACGGGAAATACAGCCACTAA